One stretch of Mangifera indica cultivar Alphonso chromosome 9, CATAS_Mindica_2.1, whole genome shotgun sequence DNA includes these proteins:
- the LOC123224835 gene encoding selT-like protein has translation MDRVHLLLLGLPLFILCSDLLNLFTPPPPPPPSHLKPDHHHKPPLTPNPEFPTPKAVRGLGYGSTVNINFCASCSYRGTAVTMKKMLDAQFPGIDVVLENYPPPMPKRLLAKVVPVVQFGVIGIIMAGEQIFPMMGIMTPPAWYYSLRANRFGSIASTWLLGNFLQSFLQSSGAFEVYCNDELVFSKLKEGRFPGEIELKDLVAKKLSTSIVMDGLGEVWP, from the exons ATGGATCGAGTACATCTCCTACTTCTTGGGCTCCCACTCTTTATCCTTTGCAGTGACCTCTTAAACCTCTTTACTCCACCCCCACCACCTCCGCCGTCGCACCTGAAACCCGACCACCACCACAAACCCCCACTTACTCCGAACCCAGAATTCCCTACACCG AAAGCTGTGCGAGGACTCGGGTATGGCAGTACAGTCAACATAAACTTTTGTGCTTCTTGCTCGTATag GGGCACTGCAGTGACAATGAAGAAGATGTTGGACGCTCAATTCCCTGGAATTGATGTTGTCCTTGAAAATTACCCCCCACCCATGCCCAAGCGTCTGCTCGCTAAAGTGGTCCCAGTTGTTCAGTTTGGAGTCATTGGGATCATCATGGCTGGTGAACAGATCTTTCCAATGATGGGAATCATGACTCCTCCTGCATGGTATTATTCATTACGTGCTAATAGATTTGGATCTATTGCATCCACCTGGCTTCTTGGAAACTTTTTGCAGTCCTTCCTACAAAGTTCTGGGGCTTTTGAAGTATACTGCAATGATGAATTG GTCTTCTCTAAGCTGAAGGAGGGCAGGTTTCCAGGTGAGATTGAGTTAAAGGATCTTGTTGCCAAAAAACTGTCAACATCGATAGTTATGGATGGCCTTGGAGAAGTATGGCCTTAG